AAACATAAATGTGCTGTATGGAATCTACTACATATAATTCGCGTgtggtatttaaaatatttgtagatGACAATTTTAAGTAACAATGCCGTGACGATGTTGACGTTTTAACTTCTTTCTTGGCAAAATTTGTCCTTGTTGTTTTATATGTACTTTATATACCTTGTCTATGGTAAGATtaatctattattaattttaaaaaataagaacataaaataacaGGTTGAATTAACATTCTTTGGAAGTCGgttaaaagaaaatgaaaagcCAAAGCTGAAGCACACGAACTCGAAGGAACACGACTCGGGTCGACGATCGCACGCTTCACCAGGCTGGTACTGCAATACATATGACTAAAGGTGAGATTTTCAGAATCGAGACCTACTCTGAATAAGACTTTGAGTAGATATAGAGAAATATGACATTAgacatacaatattttgaatttaatgtattaaaataacgtaactgatgtttaattatttaattgttttgcttCGGACTCACGTAAAAGCCGACCTTGGTCGGCAAGTAGGAATATAGGCTGTAAACTATCATTTATCCATATTggaatctatactaatatatataaagatgaaagattgtaaaaaataaacttaaatgaaGATTATACTATAACctatcaaattataatataaacccTCAATGATAAAGGTATCAACTCTAAACAATAGCGCATTTGGACTATCTTCAAGCAGATTACGTTTTCATGGATACAATATTTgcgtaattaatacaataattgataAACGTTATTATTGTGTAGGTATATATTTCAAAGGCTGTTTGCCTTATTATATTGCCCAATTTCGTAACATCTTCTGAATTCTACACAACCTCTATGATTTTTTACCtaataattagtattattcCACAATACcacactatttttaataattgaaaactaATCAGAGTATCCTGATccttaaacataattttctgTAACTGTAATCTGCctgatgatattaatttatacctaatgggaaattattaattaacctgCCTGATGAATGCGgcatacatattacatacaaaGTACTCTGTGGCAACAGCAAGCTACATACAGCAGCTTTGACAACAATATGAATACTTCAGTAGTGACAACTGAcatattcaaatttcaaatataataataatagtatgaaaattaaaagaaaacagtgaatttaatttcaagaagatcaatattataacatatatataattgaagttctataaatttaacatgctttttatttatttcgaggTATAACATAATAGAACATTCACAATGAACAAGAAACGGAAGACTCATTTATTCGATTTGTATTGGGAAGACATAATAGTGGCAAAAATTATGCCTCTACTTACTATTCAggaatgttttatatttcgcAGTGTATCACGGACTTGTCTCCAAATTgtcaatatgtatttttctaagTTAAAGTCTTTGAAACTGATGAAGAAGAGGTTTTCGCCTCACACCTTTAATGTAAGTAGGTTTACATACGTTGTATTGACAACACACTTAATGTatgttcatttaattaaaaacaattacaggTATTTGTCACTACATGTTCGAAACTTAAACTGCTCAATTTAAGTAGATGTGATTCaataacagatacagaattgATACCTATATTACGTAAAAATACTGGATtgattcatttaaatttgagCCAATGCAAGAACCTGACTGCAAAATGCCTACAACCTGTTATACTATATTGTGATAATTTACAAATTCTGAAGTTAGCAAGGTGTTCTTGGCTCACAACAGGCGCTATTGAAGCCTTAGCTCTTCATAAGAGTAAAATAGAAGATATAGATTTAGCCTATTGTGTTTCAATATCTGAAAGTGGTATAttgatattcataaaaaagtttCGACAGATAAAGACATTAAATCTGGAGGGTAATAAACAGGTAACAGATAAGTGTTTATACACAATGTCGAAGTATAGTAAATCTCTGAAGCTTCTCAACTTGAGTGGCTGTTGTGATGTCACTGATAAGGGAGTAAGGTAAACtacaaaatattgattatttttactacAGTGATGATCTGAtgatattgattttataaaaacacgtTTGTTAATTTCAGAGCTCTAGCTCTCCATTTGCCACAGCTGGAAGGTTTACTTGTGCGAGGATGCACCAAAGTCACAGAAAACAGCCTACAACTCATGCGACCTCGAGTCCATCTTGATCGAAGACCATCGCAAGCAGTGCCGTTACCTATGTATGTGCAAATATAATTGTGGTTGTGTTATTGCTTAATTTAGAATATACTTATCAAgacttatgtaaatatatgacTATTGTAGGaactaaattgtaataatgtttttcctttattattattattacatttttttttactaatagcTCCTGCTTATTACCCAATCCATCTTTctaaatagataaattatttagtaaataaaatatttaatgatattaccattttatataaaaaatataaatgaatggGTTAAGTAAGAATTGCCCCTGATGAGAATGTAAGAaactgttattataatatttgtttaaactttTATAGGCTGTAAGAGAAGTATTTAAGatctcaatattttttacatatttgttattaatatattagatacatttattttttgtttcttgtaaatatttaaataaaattttaatacattattttgttttttttttgttctataatAGTAGATAATGTAAAACAAGGAATTCATTCATATTGATCAAGACCGAGCGAGCTTTAAGCAAAATCACTCTCGTAGATTTGGTTtgatctatatttaaattaaaaacaataaatatgtaggtattgatccttcaCTATAATTTCAATTGTTGACTTTAATTCataacacaatacaaaataatatttccaatacaaaaaaatcatagtcAGTCACCTCCATCTTTTGtctaatttcattattattcaatCGTGACGAACATTATAGAgccaaaaatttattgaattacaTCACATAAGTTTGGCCGAGAGTTTGTTACTAGTGATtgtacttatataaataaaaagcatttGGCATTTACTTTATTTCTGTTCCGCGAAACACTGTATAGAAATATACTATGAAAttctatacatattttataatataatcaaacCGTCTAGTATATGTTAACTAAACAGACGCTATTTTATggttttattgcaaataataccaatatgatttattttgaatgaatactttataattttatatgccGCCTTTTGGTCtcaataaaaagataaaacaaatctttttatatacacaaacagctaataataacaatatttaaaagtaatagatGAAAAAAACtcattcttatattttttgctaCAATATTACACATATCGTTATCgatataaagtttaaattagtttaatagTAATAGAGATTACTCTTACAAACAATCTATAATAGCGTCAAGTACTTTTACTCCTAAAACAATCTGATACGGATTAAGCCAAAAggagtaaaataaaactgcaaaatttttcacaaaattatattttgtgtaataACACCTGCTACAAGGTCTTACGATTtatcatatttacaatattttatattctacacattagtaacaaataacatttaaaacgtAAAGAGCAGatcttacaaataatttactgTATGGGAGCGCCCCTCGCCGACACTAAGGGTcgataaacttaaaattaaattgaatgttAATAACATTTGGCAATAAATAACTAGGATAAAACGAAAAATAACCCTTAAAATgcaaatcgtaaaattaatattagcatactgttaaaaaataaactaattattagGCCTGTTTTCAATTAAATGGCTCCCTTCATCATTCGCGCCAACGAGAACTTAATACATCACAAGGTAAAAACAACCATAACATTTACACAAGAATCATTGATCCTGTACAGCCTTGTGTTAAGTAAAGCGGtccatttacaatattttacatcAAAATTAAGCATAGTTTGGGACGAGAAAGAGGCACTTTTATGAACAGATCAGACGATAAATTATTCCTACGCATTCTGTACacataatgtatgtatattacatCTCGATGGAAAAACAAAACAGCATATACACATAAAAGaatttcaaacaatttttacataaaacagTACATTTTTACGAAATCGATTGCACTCCGCTTTAATTACGCTTAATACTTACTTCTTTGggagttataaaatattaattatgaattaagCACGCCCGTAAAGAGTCCGATCGAAGATATCACAGTACACGCGCCGATATCTAAACTGTAAACGGATAAAAATCGCAATGTCATCATACTTTATTGCACTATACATTATGCTACATTCGTCGATACAAAAgtcttaaaacatttattcagtAATTTTGTACTTTACTCAGCATATTCGTCAGTTTCCTCATGGAGAAATGATCtacatacatatttcataTGATACAAATGCGGGCGTAGACGTGTAAGATATTTACGAGACATTCGAAACTATTGCAGaatcatatattaaaaacaaccaaTTCTTAGAAAATcacaagattttattttaatatcagtCCTGGCGAATGTCGGTATCGTATACAGCCTACACCCGCACAGCTGCCGTAACAAAGACAACACTGACAAGGCAACTCAAGTGGTGTTAATAGTTTCTTATTTACATGTAAACTACTGTTATTTGTactattacttaaaaatacacTCTTTTTGGTCAATGTCAGTTCCAACCACGAGTATTGTCTCTACGCTGGGCTCGGATCAACCAGTCGCTACCCATAAGCTTATTTGACGCAGTAGGTAACTCTACTCACTGCAATACTTGCTTTAAGTCAGTCGAATACTTATATAGAGTATGGGTAATCAATTAGAAAACCCGGCTATCCGATCACTGCACTATCACTTCCTAAATTTCGGTCGAGGCTACCGACGCATAGTAGAGTTCAACGTTTGCATCGTCAAAGGAGGTGGAGGATTGATGTATCCCGCATATGCATACACATTCGGCTGCTGAGCTCTCGGGTCCGGAGCGGGGTATTGCACACTGGGTTGGACGTTCATCATCTGAACGGGGAGATTATTGAATTGTTGCTGAGGCACTCGGTAGCCGTTGAGGCTGTATTGGTTTAAAAGATGGGTGTTCAAGTTCGGAGACATTCGAGAGCCTGGACCCATCGGGACATGCTGGATTTGGCTGAGGTTGCCTGGAAATgagaatacattttttaaatacttagatgactttttaattactaagattaaaattaattaaaaacagtaCAATTATCACATATTTTAGATGGccgaattaataataaaataaaaaataaatcagtggtgctacaacctctttaggtcttggcctcagatttctgaatctgtttcatgatcatttttaaatctaataggcaagtaggtgatcagcctccagtgcctgacacacgccgtccaagacatgtcggtttcctcacgatgttttccttcaccgttcggtcaaatattaaatgcgcacatagaaaattaataatacacggctaataatattttagtataaaacctcaatcttttattttagaattgaAGTTGCAACTGTAGTATAATTCAACacacaattataaaataaactgtcACACTTGATTCAACttgtatatgaaaaataatcataacaTTACTCACTGGTAGCATTTCTAGTATTCCGCGGAGAGTCTAGTTGGTTATGCGCAGGCGCGTAATACTTGGGTGCGTGGTAGTGCCCGCTGGGAGGAGTTCCCGCCTGTTGTACATACTGCAATTCCAAAAACATAAGAGTTATTATGTTTTCTATATTCAACTTAATTCATGCATAAACACGATCACATCATGTcacaaattatacataaaataaatcagttctCTTcgaaagaaattattaaattaattataatattatacacaatgtttataatttagaaaacgatatatgtatatcaaatatgtattattaaaaatggttATCCACAGCGGTGTCCGTTAAGCCAGTCTACATTTCATTGGTGCTAAGAATATATTTCAAGCGTTTTGATAAATATGCTATTTCGTAAGTAAGTTGTACCTGAGCGGGCGGTGTGTGCGTGTGCGTATGGGTGTGCGTGTGCGGCGGATGCTGCGGCGCATCGGCCATCTGTTGCAGCTTGGCGAGCGAGCAGGAAGGGGCCCAGCCGGCGTGGTACTGCTGCTGTTGCTGCTGGAAGCTGATGTAGCCGCCCTGGTAGCCCGCGCCGCTGCTACCTCCGCCGCTCATCACTCCTGCAAGAGGTATTTACTTACTAATCGAGAATACATTTCAACATATAACGACTATATTAAAGGGACCAGTTTCAATAAACAATTTGCTTGAACTTGCTGTTCCTTGCTTGATTTCGTAAAAATAAcatctaattaaatttttttgaaatccAACAGTATCAGAttcagaatattttattaattagaaaaacaaCTCAAAATCAACATTTCCAAAATCTTTTTAGATTAATAATAGActtcattatatattatgtgctAAATCAATGTCATATAAATACCATGTGGTGGCTGGTGGGCTGGAGGTGTGGCCCGATGCCGAGCCGGGGGCGTGGCCGCACTTCGCATCGCCGACTTACTCTCAGCGCTACCACCGCTGCCACTACTCGCTGTGCTGTTCCTGTAAATAGATAAATGTTAAGAATACttgtacttaaaaaaatatttcatttcattaatataattgaaattaaatttaaatcaagttaaaaaataaatattttattcaatttccTCCATCACCTcagataattttttacttgATATTAGACTGGTCGCCCACGTAGTCTACAATTAAACCTAAGTAAACATTTAGTACCTGTTTCTGTTATTAATCTTCTGTTGTTTTGCAGGTTGATTGGGCTGACTCATAATTGATGGAATATGTATAGAGTGCGGGTACTGCGGGCTCGGTGCCGGATGCATGTGCATCATAGAGCACGGAGACGCCAGATCGGAACCGATGCTGGTCGGAGACTCCAACCCCAACTGACTGACATCCAGCTCACAGGTTGGATATTGCACGGAATGCACCGAATTGCTGGTAGAGTCTGGTGTATAAACTCCCATTGACTGCAAAGCTGGACTCACCGCTTCGCACAACTCCTCCTTGCTGGTGTCTTTCGGAGACTCCTCCTTCTTGTGCTTGCGATGTTTGTCGATCTCTGTTTTCT
The nucleotide sequence above comes from Pieris napi chromosome 22, ilPieNapi1.2, whole genome shotgun sequence. Encoded proteins:
- the LOC125060964 gene encoding F-box/LRR-repeat protein 15 encodes the protein MNKKRKTHLFDLYWEDIIVAKIMPLLTIQECFIFRSVSRTCLQIVNMYFSKLKSLKLMKKRFSPHTFNVFVTTCSKLKLLNLSRCDSITDTELIPILRKNTGLIHLNLSQCKNLTAKCLQPVILYCDNLQILKLARCSWLTTGAIEALALHKSKIEDIDLAYCVSISESGILIFIKKFRQIKTLNLEGNKQVTDKCLYTMSKYSKSLKLLNLSGCCDVTDKGVRALALHLPQLEGLLVRGCTKVTENSLQLMRPRVHLDRRPSQAVPLPMYVQI